DNA from Paraburkholderia sp. BL10I2N1:
GCACTGGGAGGGAGACTTTATCAAGGGTGCGGGCAACCAGTCCTCCGTGGGAGTTCTGGTCGAGCGCACCAGCCGGCTTGTCCTGCTCGCGAAGATGGAGGATGCCACCGCCGCCTCAGCGCTGGCCGGCTTCACCGCCAAACTGAACTCCATCGCCACGCCACTGCGTCAGAGCCTGACCTATGATCAGGGCAAGGAGATGGCGCGGCATCCGGAACTCACCGCCGCCACCGGCGTGCGCGTGTATTTCTGTGACCCGCACAGTCCGTGGCAGCGTGGCACCTGTGAGAACACCAACGGACTGCTACGCCAGTACCTGCCCAAGGGCACCGATCTCTCAGTCTACAGCCAGGATGAACTTGACGACATCGCCGACAGCCTGAACAGCAGGCCCCGTGCTACCCACGCCTTTCACTCGCCTCTGGAAGTCTTTGCGCGCATGCTCGAGACCTCCACGCAAACACCTTCAACCCTTCATTAACCTGTTGCATTTCGGTTTTGAAACCGCCCTCATTTTGGCAAACGGATTTCGCCAGAATTAAACGCCCCGATCATGAGGTCTTGCTCAGCGGCAATCATGATGCCGTGACTAGGCTACTGCGAGATCCAGCTCATTCTCGCCTTTTCATGGGCTTTGATGAACTGCATGATCACGCTGGCCTTCAAGAACACGGCATAGCACATGTGATTTCACACCACGGCTGGATCTACGATGCCTTACTTCGCCTAGCCGAGGCGATCGGAGCGCGGCACCTGAACTATCCCGAAATACTTGGCCCCGGGCCAATCGCGCCACCGGTTGATGAAATCTCGTCCGACATAGACCGCGTAGCTGGCTTTCGCGTCACTTTCCCCAATCCCTTCCCTGGAGAAATCGGGCTGTTCACATCGAGAGGCGTCGCAAGCTTCCGGTCGGTGCAATCTCTCTATCAAGCCTACCGCATCCAAGAACTGGTTGGTAGTGACGCTCGAGTGATAGAGATCGGAGGCGGTCTGGGCCGCACCGCCTTCTATGCCCGTCAATTCGGTATTCGCGACTACACCATCATCGATCTGCCGATAACCAATGTGGCGCAGGCGTACTTTCTGGGGCGCACGCTCGGCCAAGACATGGTTAGTCTATTTGGAGAAAACCAGCATGGCATTCGCATTCTTCCGCTCACCGAGTTCCTCGACGCAACAGATCGCTACGATCTGGTCGTGAATGTCGATTCGCTGACTGAGATGTCCCGTGATACCGCGTTAGCCTACTGCAAGGCGATCCGTTCGCGCGCCAACAAATTCCTTTCCATCAATCACGAATTCAATCCGTTCACCGTGCGAGAAATCTGCGCCACGCTGGAGACGCATTCCTCGACACGGACGCCATACTGGCTGCGCTGCGGCTATGTCGACGAAGTGTTTTGCCTGGTGCGAGGCACTCACAGACGCATGTATCCCCAGCCCGATGACGTGTCACTTATGCGCTAGTGTGGGAGAAAGGAAAGCAGTTGTTCGTCTGGTATATTCGTAACTTCTTGAAATTTCGGGATTTGCCTTGCTAACGCACTGGGCGACCTACCCGAACTACGTGCGGTCGGTAACCGAGAGTGTATGGATCATGATGCTTGACCAATTGCTTCGTCGCGGGAATAACAACGCCGACCTGCTTCGCCTGATCGCCGCGACAGCAGTGATATGGGGACACGCGTATGCGCTGGTTCCTGAACCAGGCGTGAACGAGCCCCTTCGTAACCTCCTTGGGTTCGATTATTCCGGCTCACTGGCAGTCAAGGTTTTCTTTTTCCTGAGCGGCATTCTCGTTACCAACAGCTGGCTTACGAAGCCGAGTGCAATCCGTTTTGCATCGGCGCGCATTTTCCGCATATTCCCGCTACTGATAGTTAGCTCCATCGCGACTATTGTGATAATGGGGCCAGCGCTGACATCAATGTCGGTATCTGAATACTTCCACCACCGCGGCGAGCTGATGCAGGTGCTCTTGCATCCCTATATCGAATACACGCTACCAGGTGTGTTCGAACATGCGTTGTATTCGCACGTAAATGGCTCGATCTGGACGATCAAGTACGAACTGATGCTTTACGCACTACTTCTGGGTGCCGGCATGTGCGGACTTTTCCGTTTCAAACTGGTCGGCGCCCTGGTTCTGCTGGCGGTCATTGTCGTCTGCTTGATCTGGCCTGACGGTATTACCGCGATTGGCCTGCCCAACGTCAACATGGGCGGCCGCCTGCCAGCATTTTTCGCATTCGGCGCGCTGCTTGCGGTCCATAAGGAGCGCGTACGGATAGATGGCCGGCTTTGCATTGGGCTTATTGTTCTCGCCTTGGCTGTCAGGCATGGACCCGCGTTTGAATTTGCTTTTCTGCCGGCCTTCTTCATCACCGGTTTGTGGATCATGTCGTTGGACGTTGTGAAAGCAATCCGACCGCCCGGTGACTTTTCCTACGGTGTTTATGTTTTCGGATGGCCTCTGCAGAACACATTCGCCAACCTTTTCCCGAAATCAGGAATACACGGGAACCAGGTGATGACGTTTGCATGCGCGCTTTTTCTTGCAATCATTTCCTGGATCTTGGTCGAGAAGCCTTGCATCGCGCTGGGACGCAAGATTCCCAGCTTTCTGCAACGAAGCAGCCAAAGCACGATCGTAGAAGCCCACCGAGCACAAGCCTGAAGCTTCCGTTGGTGCGACTGGCCGACCGACCTGATCAACTGGGATCGGTTGAGTCTGTCGATGAGCGAGAACTTCGTGTCCCACAAGGGGCGACCGGCAACGTCGCCGCGCCTGATTGCCGTGCTGCTGTATCTGCAGCACGCGTTCGACCTTTCCGACGAAGAGGTCGTCTAGCAATGGGTGGAGAACCCGTACTGGCAGGTGTTCACCGGCGAGACGTACCTGCAGACCGAGCCGCCGATCGACCCGTCGAGCCTGACGCGCTGGCGCAAGGGCCTTGGCGAAGCCGGCATCGAAGAACTGCTGGCCGAGACGATCGAGGCGGCCAAACGTGCAGGCGTGATCAAGGCATCGAGTGTGAAGCGCGTGATCGTGGACACCACGGTCATGCAGAAGGCGATTGCGCATCCGACCGATTCGCGGCTGCTCGAGCGGTGTCGCGAACATCTGGTGAAGGCTGCGGCCCGCCACGGACTGAAGCTGCGGCAGAACTACAACCGCGAGGCTCCGCGCCTGGCGCTGCAGATTGGCCGCGACGCTCACGCAAATGAGGAAGGCACTGCGCACGTTGCGCTCCCGGGTCCGTGACGGCAACGCTCCCTGTGGGGCGAGACTTGGAGATGCGATGCACCTGCGGGAGTGCGTGGATTTGCCCAAGGGAGATAGGCTTGTCGCGAGAGGGATAGCCTGCTGCTCCAACTGACCAATTGACTCGCCTTTCAGATTGTTGCACGATCTTCCACTGTGAAATCCAAGGGGTCACCAGAAATGCCGACCGTTGCCGTCGTTTTCCTTGCTCGCGTTGCCCACGGTATAGACGCTTTCAAACCTTTCGCCGAATCCTACTTGAAGTTTCCGGCCGGATATGATCACGAATTGATCCTTCTCGGCAAAGGGATGAAGAAGCAAGGTGAACGCGCTGCAACCTCAGCGTTATTTGATGGTGCCCCTCATCGCATCATTGAGGTTCCCGACGAAGGATATGATATTCATGCATATCTTAAGGCATGCGGTTATACACATCTTTGAGCGACCGGCGTGGGCTGCGAGAAAAGTGTTTACTTTCAATGACATCAGGCGGCGCTTGTAAACTTGTGGCATTTCGCGTTTACTCGCCCCTTTTGAGTGGACGCATTGGCTACCGAATCGACGCCCTGGACCCAGACGGAATTCGAGCAACTCGACCTCGGCGATGCGCGCCTGAACAAGCGAGCGAGGCTCTTGATGGAACGAATGGCGACCGACCCGATGGCCAGTGTGCCCAAGGCATGTCGGGGTTGGGGCGAGACGATGGCGGCGTACCGCTTCTTTGACAACGACAGCGTCGAGTGGCACGCGATCCTGGAGCCGCATTGGGAGCAAACGCAAAAACGGATGCAAGCCCACCCGGTCACTGAACTGGACTTCAACGGTCAGGGTGCGATTGGACTGGGGCCGTTCAGCTATGAAGCGCAGCGGGGCATGTATTTGCATCCGACCTATGCGGTCACGCCTCAGCGAGAGCCATTGGGCATCCTGGATGCCTGGATGTGGGCGCGCGAGAAGAAGGACGCGTCCGGCAAACGCGGCGGCCCCAAAGAAAGTCTGCGCTGGATCGAGGGCTACGAGCGCATTGGCGAGATGGCGCCGAGTCTGCCATCCACGCGCCTGGTCTATGTGGCCGACCGCGAAGCGGACCTGATGGCGCGGATGGAGCGCGCCCAGGCGCTGGGCACGCCGGCGGACTGGCTGGTACGGGCGACCCAGAATCGTTGCCTGCCCGGCGGTGAAAAGTTGTGGGAACGCACGAGCCACGCCGAGCCATTGGGGCAGATCGCCTTCACGATGGCCTCGCGCCATGGCGTTAAAGCGCGTAGCGTGCGCCAGCAGCTGTGGATGCAGCGCGTCGAGTTGCCGGCGGGCAAAGGCAAGAGCGTTGCCGCCACCTGCCTGGTGGCACGCGAGTTCGATGCGCCAGCGGGCGCCAGGCCGATCGAATGGCGCTTGCTGACCAACCGCGTTGCCAGCACGTTGGATGAGGCGATCGAACTGATCGACTGGTACCGGGCGCGCTGGGAAATCGAGATGTTGTTCAACATTCTGAAGAACGCGTGTCGTGTGCAAGCGCTTCAGCTTGGATCGATCGAACGGCTCGAGCGCGCCTTGGCGCCGTTCATGGTGGTGGCGTGGCGCGTGGCCCACCTGATGCGGCTGGGCCGAACTTGCCCCGATCTGGACGCGGCTCTGTTCTTCGAGGCTGATGAAATTCGCGGTGCCTACCTGCTCACTGAAGTTCGACAACCCGCGCGACCGAAGCTCAATGAAGTCCTGCGACTGATCGCGCGCCTGGGTGGATTCCTTGGCCGCAAAGGCGACGGCGCCCCGGCGTCAAGACTATCTGGCTTGGACTCAAAGAGGTTCATGTCGCGGCTAAAACACTGCGCGGGCTACGCGCGGCGGGGAATGACGACATTTGTGTATAAGCGAATGGATCCTGGGACGTCGTAGGCTTTTCCGTGCTTCCCTCGCGTTCAATTTACTGTTAATCCTAGTGGCGTCCTTGGCTTACGTGCCGAGCGGTTTGGTACCCGAAGACGTGACAGGTTGCGCATTGATCGGCAAGAACATGAGGTCATGAATCGTGTCGCATGCTGCCGCGATACACCCAACAACCTAGGTGGGAGATATCTTGTTTCAACGTATTTTTGAACTGCTCTGCAGAAAAGGGGCAACTGAGACTGACATAAGTGCTGCGCCAGGCGCGCACACATGGACAAGTGCTCATCTGGGCACATTTCGCGCCAGTTTTGCAGAGCCGAATTTGACTGAGGCGGAGCGCCAACTTGTGGAGTCATTTTCGGATCTCTACTACCGGAAAATTGATAACTTCAAGGGCCTCCACACGATCGTCTTGTCATGGATGGGCTATGAGATGTTCAAATGCCCTCTCGATTTATGGATCTATCAGGAGATCATCGTTCGCGAGCGCCCGGATTTGGTTATCGAAGTCGGTACGTATAAGGGGGGGAGTGCACTCTATCTGGCGTCCGTATGCGATCTGGCCGGCCACGGGGAAATTGTCACGATTGATATTGATGCGACGCACGATCCGGTCAGGCCGCGACATCCCCGAATCAGTTATCTCACCGGGTCGAGCATTGCTGATGACGTGCTTGCCAAAGTTACAAAAATGGCTGCCGGCAAGCAAAAAATCCTCGTGATTCTCGATGGCGATCATCGATGCGAGCACGTCGTGCAGGAGTTGCGGATTTACCAGCGCTTCGTGGCACCGGGCGGCTATATGGTCGTTGAAGATACCAACATAAATGGCCACCCGACTTATCCGGAGTTTGGGCCAGGTCCCTGGGAGGCAGTCGATCTGTTCCTAGCCGAAAATAATGAATTCTACGCCGATCGATCATGCGAAAGGTTTCTGCTCACAATGAATCCAAGAGGATTCTTGCGTCGCCGGTGAGTTTCGAGGCGTGACCTGTCGTCCGCGGCGTAAGCCGTGTACCCACTGAGGATAAGTGTTATGTCAAGGCCGTCATTCACGATTTTATTACCGAGCCGGAACAGGCTCGAGTTGCTGAAACACGCAATCGATTCGGTAGTGGAGCAGTGCGAGGGAAATCTTGAAATTGTCGTTTCTGATAATGCGTCTGACGAGGATTATGAAGCCTATCTAAGGACGATTACTTCGGTTCCAATTCGTTATATCCGCGGGGATGCCCCGATTTCCGTCACGGCCAATTGGAATCGGGCACTTCAGGCTGCAACGGGCGACTACGTCGTCATGTTAGGGGATGACGATGCGTTGACTCCAGGCTTTATTCGGAAAATGACTGATGTCATTGAAGACTTTGGGCGTCCTGACGTCGTCTACTGTATGGCATATCACTATGCCTATCCGAATACCTTGCCGGGGCAGCAGGAAGGGTATTTTTATACTGTCAATAACAGCTCAGTTTTTGATATTTCCAACGAGCCGTTTTTGCTTGATACTGAACAGGCCAGACATCTTGCGCGGCAAGCGCTCCGATTCCGCCATTTGATAAGTTTTAATGCGCAGCATTTTGTCTGGCGGCGTGATTTCATGCAAAATAAGGCCGCTGGTTCAATGTTTTTCCAGTCGCCGTATCCCGATTTTTTTGCGTGTTTCATGACGTTCCTGACGGCAGACAAAATGGCGGTCGTGCCGTCTCCAGAAATTATCGTGGGCATTTCAAAACGATCTTTTGGTTATTTCCATGCAAATAAACAAGAGGACTTGGGATTCCGTGAATTTTTTGGTGAATCTACTTCAGATATCGAGCTTGCCGGCGGAGATGAGGATGTTCTCAAGGCTCTTCGCCATCCTGGTACAGGCCACTACAGAAACTGGCTGATCGCCGCGCTATACGTCAAGCGAAATTTGTCGCGATCTGTCGATTTACCTATCGACCTGCGTCGCTATCGTCGAATACAGATATTCGAGCTGGCCCAAAGTAGTGTCTATAACAAGACATCCGATCGTCACGTCTTTCGGAAACAGATGGCGGAATTTGAGCCTCGTGATCGGGAGTACGCTGAGAAACTGCTTTGGACGTTCACGATGCTTGATCGTGTCAAAACCTTGCAGCGGCCGATGGTCGTATATGGGATAGGGGAGTTGTTGAATATTCATCATCCGCCGAAAATATACCCGCACGACATTGGTGCTCATGAAAATATTATGGACGCTTATCGTTGGCTAGCAACAAGGTAAGCTAATTTATCTCTAGATTGCGGCGAACTAATTCTTCTGAATTTTAATGGGCGGCATGCATGGCGAAGCGGTTTTTAAAGAAATTCGGCTTGACAAACGTTTTTTGGAACCTGCACATCTTTTGGCGTTGGAGATTTTTCCTCAGTCGCTCGCGGGGCCACGCCGGTTCCGTGTTGTTGAGATATAAGCTCCGGGCAAAAGTGTTTGTGTATGCGGTCGTCGGTGGGCGTTCTGGTTTCAATTTATGCCCCTTGTTTAATTCCGAGTGGTATCTCTTGTCGAACCCCGATGTTGCCGATGGGGGTATCGAACCACTGGCGCATTTCCTTGCGTTTGGGGCAGGC
Protein-coding regions in this window:
- a CDS encoding putative sugar O-methyltransferase, which translates into the protein MGFDELHDHAGLQEHGIAHVISHHGWIYDALLRLAEAIGARHLNYPEILGPGPIAPPVDEISSDIDRVAGFRVTFPNPFPGEIGLFTSRGVASFRSVQSLYQAYRIQELVGSDARVIEIGGGLGRTAFYARQFGIRDYTIIDLPITNVAQAYFLGRTLGQDMVSLFGENQHGIRILPLTEFLDATDRYDLVVNVDSLTEMSRDTALAYCKAIRSRANKFLSINHEFNPFTVREICATLETHSSTRTPYWLRCGYVDEVFCLVRGTHRRMYPQPDDVSLMR
- a CDS encoding acyltransferase produces the protein MMLDQLLRRGNNNADLLRLIAATAVIWGHAYALVPEPGVNEPLRNLLGFDYSGSLAVKVFFFLSGILVTNSWLTKPSAIRFASARIFRIFPLLIVSSIATIVIMGPALTSMSVSEYFHHRGELMQVLLHPYIEYTLPGVFEHALYSHVNGSIWTIKYELMLYALLLGAGMCGLFRFKLVGALVLLAVIVVCLIWPDGITAIGLPNVNMGGRLPAFFAFGALLAVHKERVRIDGRLCIGLIVLALAVRHGPAFEFAFLPAFFITGLWIMSLDVVKAIRPPGDFSYGVYVFGWPLQNTFANLFPKSGIHGNQVMTFACALFLAIISWILVEKPCIALGRKIPSFLQRSSQSTIVEAHRAQA
- a CDS encoding CmcI family methyltransferase, whose translation is MFQRIFELLCRKGATETDISAAPGAHTWTSAHLGTFRASFAEPNLTEAERQLVESFSDLYYRKIDNFKGLHTIVLSWMGYEMFKCPLDLWIYQEIIVRERPDLVIEVGTYKGGSALYLASVCDLAGHGEIVTIDIDATHDPVRPRHPRISYLTGSSIADDVLAKVTKMAAGKQKILVILDGDHRCEHVVQELRIYQRFVAPGGYMVVEDTNINGHPTYPEFGPGPWEAVDLFLAENNEFYADRSCERFLLTMNPRGFLRRR
- a CDS encoding glycosyltransferase family 2 protein encodes the protein MSRPSFTILLPSRNRLELLKHAIDSVVEQCEGNLEIVVSDNASDEDYEAYLRTITSVPIRYIRGDAPISVTANWNRALQAATGDYVVMLGDDDALTPGFIRKMTDVIEDFGRPDVVYCMAYHYAYPNTLPGQQEGYFYTVNNSSVFDISNEPFLLDTEQARHLARQALRFRHLISFNAQHFVWRRDFMQNKAAGSMFFQSPYPDFFACFMTFLTADKMAVVPSPEIIVGISKRSFGYFHANKQEDLGFREFFGESTSDIELAGGDEDVLKALRHPGTGHYRNWLIAALYVKRNLSRSVDLPIDLRRYRRIQIFELAQSSVYNKTSDRHVFRKQMAEFEPRDREYAEKLLWTFTMLDRVKTLQRPMVVYGIGELLNIHHPPKIYPHDIGAHENIMDAYRWLATR